The Brachionichthys hirsutus isolate HB-005 chromosome 8, CSIRO-AGI_Bhir_v1, whole genome shotgun sequence genome contains a region encoding:
- the mapk14b gene encoding mitogen-activated protein kinase 14B produces MSQKERPTFYRQELNKTVWEVPERYRNLSPVGSGAYGSVCSSYDVKTNLKIAVKKLSRPFQSIIHAKRTYRELRLLKHMKHENVIGLLDVFTPGTSLEEFNDVYLVTHLMGADLNNIVKCQKLTDDHVQFLIYQILRGLKYIHSAAIIHRDLKPSNLAVNEDCELKILDFGLARHTDDEMTGYVATRWYRAPEIMLNWMHYNKTVDIWSVGCIMAELLTGRTLFPGTDHINQLQQIMRLTGTPPASLISRMPSHEARNYINSLPQMPKMNFADVFIGANPLAVDLLEKMLVLDTDKRITASEALAHPYFALYHDPDDEPEADPYDQSFESRELEIEEWKRLTYEEALSFVPPSFDGDEMES; encoded by the exons ATGTCGCAGAAGGAGAGACCGACTTTCTATCGACAGGAGCTCAACAAAACCGTGTGGGAGGTCCCGGAGAGGTACCGGAACTTATCTCCGGTCGGCTCCGGGGCTTACGGATCCGTGTG CTCATCTTATGACGTGAAGACAAACCTGAAGATCGCAGTGAAGAAGTTGTCCAGACCCTTCCAGTCCATAATACACGCCAAGAGAACCTACAGAGAACTGCGGCTGCTCAAACACATGAAACACGAGAAC GTCATCGGTCTGCTGGACGTTTTCACGCCGGGGACGAGCTTAGAGGAGTTTAATGACGT GTACTTGGTGACCCACCTGATGGGCGCGGACCTCAACAACATCGTTAAGTGTCAGAAGCTGACCGATGATCACGTCCAGTTTCTCATCTATCAGATTCTCAGAGGGTTAAAG TACATCCATTCTGCAGCGATTATCCACAgg GACTTGAAGCCCAGTAATCTGGCTGTGAATGAAGACTGTGAACTGAAG ATCCTGGACTTTGGCCTGGCGCGGCACACAGATGATGAAATGACCGGTTATGTTGCCACGCGGTGGTACCGAGCCCCAGAGATCATGCTAAACTGGATGCACTACAACAAGACAG TGGACATCTGGTCGGTGGGCTGCATCATGGCCGAACTACTCACTGGACGGACCCTCTTTCCCGGGACGGACC ACATaaaccagctgcagcagataaTGCGCCTGACGGGGACACCCCCAGCCTCCCTCATAAGCAGGATGCCCAGCCATGAG GCGAGGAACTACATCAACTCCCTTCCCCAAATGCCCAAGATGAACTTTGCTGATGTGTTCATTGGCGCCAACCCTCTTG CGGTGGACTTGCTGGAGAAGATGCTGGTGCTGGACACAGACAAGCGGATCACGGCCTCTGAGGCTCTGGCCCACCCGTACTTTGCCCTGTACCACGATCCAGATGACGAGCCAGAAGCGGATCCTTACGACCAGAGCTTTGAAAGCCGTGAGCTGGAAATTGAGGAATGGAAAA GGTTGACCTACGAGGAAGCGCTCAGCTTCGTTCCACCGTCGTTTGATGGCGATGAGATGGAGTCGTGA
- the tmem167b gene encoding protein kish-B, which translates to MTNVYSFDGILVFGLLFVCTCAYLKKVPRLNSWLLSEKKGVWGVFYKAAVIGTRLHFAVAISCLTMAFYVVFLK; encoded by the exons ATGACAAATG TTTACTCATTCGATGGCATCCTGGTGTTTGGGCTGCTGTTCGTCTGCACCTGTGCATATCTTAAAAAGGTGCCTCGCCTCAACAGCTGGCTGTTGTCAGAGAAGAAAGGAGTGTGGGGCGTCTTCTACAAAG CTGCGGTAATTGGGACACGGCTTCACTTTGCTGTGGCAATTTCCTGTTTGACCATGGCTTTCTACGTTGTCTTCTTAAAATGA
- the b3galt6 gene encoding beta-1,3-galactosyltransferase 6 yields the protein MYLFRLVCRHKMALSIGTVCSFVVVLVFLAHCTSETLNRADEDPPGLAPRADALQSHPEHRDAPSRSKDLSAFLVVLITTGPKYTERRSIIRSTWLAKRDADVLALFVVGTQALSDEDLQNLNTEQGRHKDLLLLPDLQDSYENLTVKLLHMYSWLDLNVDFRFVLKADDDTFARLDLLKEELKVKEPKRLYWGFFSGRGRVKTGGKWRETFWDLCDYYIPYALGGGYILSADLVHYVHLNAAYLKTWQSEDVSLGAWLAPVDVRRTHDPRFDTEYKSRGCNNKYLVTHKQSLEDMLEKHQTLQRDSRLCKAEVKLRLSYVYDWSVPPSQCCQRKDGIP from the coding sequence ATGTATCTATTTCGTCTCGTATGCCGCCACAAGATGGCGCTGTCTATCGGCACTGTCTGCAGCTTCGTTGTGGTTCTGGTCTTCTTGGCTCACTGTACCTCAGAAACCCTGAACCGGGCCGACGAGGATCCTCCGGGTTTAGCCCCCCGTGCCGATGCTTTGCAGTCTCATCCGGAGCATCGTGACGCGCCTTCCAGATCAAAAGACTTATCGGCGTTCCTTGTGGTCCTGATCACAACTGGACCGAAGTACACGGAGCGGCGGAGTATCATCCGCAGCACTTGGTTGGCCAAACGGGACGCGGATGTTCTGGCGTTGTTTGTGGTGGGAACTCAGGCGCTTTCTGACGAAGATCTTCAGAACCTTAACACGGAGCAGGGACGGCACAAGGACCTGCTCTTATTGCCCGACTTACAAGACTCGTATGAGAATTTAACAGTGAAGTTGCTGCATATGTACTCTTGGTTGGACCTGAATGTAGATTTCAGGTTCGTTCTCAAAGCAGATGACGACACTTTTGCTCGCTTGGACCTTCTGAAGGAGGAACTGAAGGTGAAAGAGCCAAAGCGACTCTACTGGGGCTTCTTCTCAGGGAGGGGGCGAGTTAAAACCGGTGGCAAGTGGAGGGAAACCTTTTGGGATCTTTGTGACTATTACATTCCCTATGCGTTGGGCGGCGGGTACATCCTGTCAGCTGACCTGGTACATTATGTACACCTTAATGCGGCCTACTTGAAGACATGGCAGAGTGAGGACGTTTCACTGGGCGCCTGGCTGGCGCCAGTAGATGTTCGACGAACACATGACCCACGCTTTGACACAGAATACAAGTCAAGAGGTTGCAACAATAAATACTTGGTGACACATAAGCAGAGCCTGGAAGACATGTTGGAAAAACACCAAACACTGCAGCGCGACAGCAGGCTCTGTAAGGCGGAAGTCAAACTGCGCTTGTCCTACGTGTACGACTGGAGCGTGCCCCCCTCACAGTGCTGCCAAAGGAAAGATGGCATTCCTTAA
- the dnajc16l gene encoding dnaJ homolog subfamily C member 16, which translates to MTAPGASRGARTRPALLAIFLLVLSAASEYDPYRILGVSRTASQTEIKRAYKNLAKEWHPDKNKDPNAEDMFIKISKSYEILSNEERRSNFDRYGQMDESQPFSQSQHRASRGFHNGFYFDESFFHFPRSRDFADSKYLLHHAQFNTNVLPDSHKRPYLIKVTSEWCFACIHIEPVWKEAVQELEPLGVGIGIVDLGSERRLANQLGAHRAPSIIGLVNGRVTFFHQAVVREHLRRFVEDLLPQRLVEKITDDNYLRYLSSWQTENKPSLVMIDQVPLVPLLYKLTAFAFRDYVRFGYVDQGDKQSSQLLWKFNINTYAPVMLLFKEDAERPADIIQARGMKRQIMDEFVSNNKFLQVPRLVNQQLFDELCPVKQFHRRRKYCVLLITGEDQTFLQGNRAFLDFASANKKDVLRFAYVYQRHQQPLCLALLHNQAALSPKVVILERRSQAGKVLYRSESGGWNGSEEDKYRLHEQLELLQKDPTYLSSDATLPELNNEMAPMFIIQWINAAHGYVLQVYDDLLYSNWREMMPILSLIFSALFILFGTVIIQAFSEPGESKTRNPKPKEQSQTEDDASSRASTSSRPPKKDFVEVTELTDVTYTSNLVKLRPGHINVVLVLTDASKTALLRKFAKEVFSFSGTQSLHFSFLNADKHRRWMPSLLHLTAEAMQNEGNSDEDEEASDYNGHVLALNGYKKYFCLFRPVFTGEDPSDSSSETSFSSDSRRKSRSRSRSVSYSRSRSHSREDGAVSKRGSSRATSIEVHHKLDRLGLWMERLTEGTLPRLRVLAWPPLDETT; encoded by the exons ATGACGGCTCCGGGAGCCAGCCGTGGTGCCCGGACGCGTCCTGCGTTACTCGCCATCTTCCTGCTAGTTCTGAGCGCAGCTTCTGAATACGACCCCTACAGAATCCTGGGGGTCAGCAGGACTGCGAGTCAGACGGAGATCAAAAGAGCGTACAAGAATCTCGCTAAGGAATG GCATCCAGACAAGAACAAGGATCCAAACGCTGAGGATATGTTCATCAAGATTTCCAAGTCCTACGAG ATTCTCTCTAATGAGGAACGCAGATCGAACTTCGACCGCTACGGGCAGATGGATGAAAGCCAGCCCTTCAGCCAATCGCAGCATCGTGCTTCCCGTGGCTTCCACAATGGCTTCTACTTCGATGagtcttttttccattttccaag GTCCAGAGACTTTGCAGACAGCAAGTACCTGCTCCACCACGCCCAGTTTAACACCAACGTGCTTCCAGACAGCCACAAGAGGCCGTACCTCATCAAAGTGACCTCTGAGTGGTGCTTTGCGTGCATCCACATCGAGCCTGTGTGGAAGGAGGCAGTGCAGGAGCTGGAGCCACTGG GCGTCGGCATTGGCATCGTGGACCTGGGTTCTGAGCGTCGCTTGGCCAACCAGCTGGGAGCTCACCGCGCTCCCTCCATCATCGGCCTGGTGAATGGCAGGGTGACGTTCTTCCACCAGGCTGTGGTACGAGAACACCTGCGGCGGTTCGTTGAGGATCTGCTGCCCCAGCGACTTGTGGAAAAG ATCACCGATGACAACTACCTACGTTATCTGAGCAGCTGGCAGACGGAAAATAAGCCCAGCCTCGTCATGATTGATCAAGTTCCTCTCGTTCCCCTGCTCTACAAA TTAACAGCGTTCGCCTTCAGAGACTACGTGCGCTTTGGCTACGTGGATCAGGGCGACAAACAAAGCTCCCAGTTACTGTGGAAATTCAACATCAACACGTATGCCCCCGTCATGCTGCTGTTTAAGGAGGACGCAGAGAGGCCTGCTGACATCATCCAG GCCAGAGGGATGAAGCGACAAATCATGGATGAGTTTGTTTCCAACAACAAGTTCCTGCAGGTGCCGCGGCTCGTCAACCAGCAGCTGTTTGATGAGCTCTGTCCTGTCAAGCAGTTCCATCGGCGAAGGAA GTACTGCGTGCTGCTGATCACAGGGGAGGACCAAACCTTTCTCCAAGGCAACAGGGCCTTCTTGGACTTTGCATCGGCGAACAAAAAAGATGTGCTGCGATTTGCTTATGTCTACCAACGCCACCAGCAGCCTCtctgtctggctctgctccaTAATCAAGCTGCACTCTCTCCGAAG GTGGTGATTCTAGAGAGACGGAGCCAGGCTGGGAAAGTCCTGTATCGCTCTGAAAGTGGTGGCTGGAATGGCAGCGAAGAAGATAAGTACAGGCTTCATGAACAGCTGGAGCTCCTTCAGAAAGATCCCACCTACCTGAGCTCAGACGCCACCCTGCCAGAACTCAACAACGAGATGGCGCCC ATGTTTATTATTCAGTGGATCAATGCTGCACATGGTTACGTCCTTCAAGTATATGATGACCTCCTCTACTCAAACTG GCGAGAGATGATGCCCATCTTGTCTCTGATCTTCTCGGCTCTCTTCATCCTTTTTGGCACCGTCATCATTCAGGCCTTCAG TGAGCCGGGTGAAAGCAAAACCCGGAATCCAAAACCGAAGGAGCAATCACAAACTGAAGACGATGCCTCCAGCAGAGCTAGCACCTCGAG TCGTCCTCCCAAGAAGGACTTTGTGGAGGTGACGGAGCTGACGGACGTGACGTACACCAGCAACCTGGTGAAGCTCAGGCCGGGCCACATCAACGTCGTCCTGGTGCTCACCGACGCCTCCAAGACCGCCTTACTCAGGAAATTTGCAAAGgaggttttttctttctccGG CACTCAGAGCCTCCATTTCTCCTTCCTCAATGCCGATAAGCACCGCCGCTGGATGCCGTCGCTCCTCCACTTGACTGCTGAAGCGATGCAGAATGAGGGCAACtcggatgaggatgaggaggcctCGGACTACAACGGCCACGTTCTGGCCCTCAATGGCTACAAGAAGTACTTTTGCCTGTTCAGACCCGTCTTCACAGGGGAGGACCCGAGTGACTCCTCATCCGAAACCTCATTCTCCTCCGACAGCAGGAGGAAGTCCAGATCCAGGTCCAGATCTGTCTCCTACTCCAGATCCAGGTCCCATTCCAGAGAGGATGGGGCCGTGTCCAAGAGAGGCTCCAGTAGAGCCACAAGCATTGAGGTCCACCACAAGCTTGACAGGCTGGGACTGTGGATGGAGAGGTTAACTGAGGGCACCCTACCCAGATTACGGGTCCTTGCATGGCCCCCCCTCGATGAAACCACCTGA
- the LOC137898108 gene encoding cytidine deaminase-like, whose protein sequence is MDQVMSSSEVMHIRDQGAEHLSHETVKKLVKQSQEAKRQSYSPYSKFRVGAALLTAENKVFTGCNVENACNALGLCAERTVIVKAVSEGHRCFKAIAIASDLEDKVISPCGGCRQVMREFGSNWDVYLSKPDGSYVMMTVDELLPTSFGPEDMMSHVSDVTNAS, encoded by the exons ATGGATCAGGTCATGTCCAGCAGCGAGGTGATGCACATCCGGGACCAGGGCGCCGAACACTTGTCCCATGAAACAGTGAAGAAGCTGGTCAAGCAGTCTCAAGAGGCAAAGAGGCAATCGTACTCGCCTTACAGCAAATTCAGGGTGGGGGCCGCTCTCCTCACCGCGGAAAACAAAGTGTTCACAG GTTGCAATGTGGAGAATGCCTGCAACGCCCTGGGCTTGTGTGCAGAGAGGACAGTGATCGTGAAGGCGGTTTCTGAGGGACACAGATGTTTCAAGGCCATTGCAATTGCTAG CGATCTGGAGGACAAGGTTATCTCCCCGTGTGGCGGCTGCAGGCAGGTCATGAGAGAG TTTGGCTCAAACTGGGACGTTTACCTGTCAAAGCCAGACGGCTCATACGTGATGATGACAGTGGACGAGCTGCTTCCAACCTCCTTCGGTCCTGAAGACATGATGAGCCATGTGTCTGACGTTACTAACGCATCCTGA
- the camk2n1 gene encoding calcium/calmodulin-dependent protein kinase II inhibitor 2-like, which translates to MSEVLPFNEDKTSHYGNEGDEGHLSFTCRLQDTNNFFSGSQNKRPPKLGQIGRSKRVVIDDENGDDEALKDGTEKTPAEA; encoded by the exons ATGTCGGAAGTGCTGCCTTTCAACGAAGACAAAACGAGTCACTATGGAAACGAGGGCGACGAGGGACACCTTTCCTTCACCTGCCGTCTCCAGGACACCAACAACTTCTTCAGCGGCTCGCAGAATAAGCGTCCGCCGAAACTCGGACAGATAGGCAGGAGCAAACGGG TTGTGATTGACGATGAGAATGGCGACGATGAAGCACTGAAAGATGGAACAGAGAAGACCCCGGCAGAGGCTTAA